The genomic DNA TCACAATATTCAAGGATCATTTTGAGCTCTTCGACATACTCTGCAGAACCCGTCACAATCAAGCGGTCACCTAACTTTAATTCAGTATCCCCATGAGGTACAATTGAATCTTTACCACGGAAAACACGAACCATTATGACATCACCTGTAAATGTGAAATTGCGTAGCATAACGCCATTGAATTCTGGATTATGCATATTAATTTGGTAGAGTGCATTTTCTTGTTTCGTAAATAAATTCATCACACTTGGTGATTCAATCAGAGCTTTTAGTAATGTTTTTGTTGACATTAACACGGAAAACACATCAATGTTATGTGCTTTCATCTTCTCTTCTCCATCAGATGTTTCTATTCTTGCAATAACACGCGGTACACCTTCATGTTCTTTTGCATATAAGGCAACTTCTCTATTTGTACTCTCTTCTCCAGTAGAAACAATTAACATGTCTACATCAAATACACCTTGTTCTGATAAAAAGTTCACATCATAATCTTCTACCTCTCGAATGTGATAACAAGAACTCGCTGTATGATTATCAATTTTATCTTGTTTCGTATGATATAAAAATGTTTCATATTGATCAGGATCTAACTCCCTAGTTACAGGAAGTGTCATTCGATTAGCACCAATAAAGGCGATCTTCGTGCGATTATGTTCTACAACCTGCTTTTTAAATGCCTTTTGGAATAGGATCGGAGCTAATATACTTGCAATAACAGCTACTAAGATAAGTGCTCCAGACATGTTTGCATCGATTACACCCATCCGCTCCCCAATCGTGGAAGCCGCGATTACAAGTGACAATGTTGACGTCAAAAGAAATCCAGATGCAAAGACTGTATTCCAATCGTACCAACGTCTTAAAATAAAGGCTGGAACAATCTTTGAAGCAAACAAAGCTATTAACAACAACGGAATTAAGATTAAAACTGAACTATCTCCAAATAACTCTCTCACATTTAGCTCAACCCCAACCATTACGAAAAAGATTGGAATTAAAAATCCATATCCAAATGAATCTAACTTATGCACCATATCGCTATTTGGAGATAACAATGAAACTAATACCCCTGCTAAGAAAGCACCGAGAATATTTTCAGCACCAACAGATTCAGACAGGGCTACTAAGAAGATAATTAAAGCAAACACTGCGCGTGTCCCGATTTGAATCGTACCTGTTGCCA from Bacillus solimangrovi includes the following:
- a CDS encoding monovalent cation:proton antiporter family protein, coding for MEQHASVTSLVIVIIVAFLTPILLHRLKLNAIPVVVAEIIMGLIIGKSGFNVVHPDIWLETLSTLGFIFLMFLSGLEIDFSAFAGGKKKKKEDEPNAFIVAFIIFIGIFLLSLLLSFAFVWAGFIDNAFLMTLIISTISLGVVVPTLKDAQIMKSNIGQTILLVAVIADLVTMILLAVFVSLYGEGQGSMWLLLILFGAGVLLYFVGKNFQHKSFVETMATGTIQIGTRAVFALIIFLVALSESVGAENILGAFLAGVLVSLLSPNSDMVHKLDSFGYGFLIPIFFVMVGVELNVRELFGDSSVLILIPLLLIALFASKIVPAFILRRWYDWNTVFASGFLLTSTLSLVIAASTIGERMGVIDANMSGALILVAVIASILAPILFQKAFKKQVVEHNRTKIAFIGANRMTLPVTRELDPDQYETFLYHTKQDKIDNHTASSCYHIREVEDYDVNFLSEQGVFDVDMLIVSTGEESTNREVALYAKEHEGVPRVIARIETSDGEEKMKAHNIDVFSVLMSTKTLLKALIESPSVMNLFTKQENALYQINMHNPEFNGVMLRNFTFTGDVIMVRVFRGKDSIVPHGDTELKLGDRLIVTGSAEYVEELKMILEYCEWC